The following are from one region of the Gossypium hirsutum isolate 1008001.06 chromosome D03, Gossypium_hirsutum_v2.1, whole genome shotgun sequence genome:
- the LOC107949654 gene encoding phosphate transporter PHO1 homolog 1: MVSSRKHSLSNFYSNSPIVPLSPLALLSQDQDRNMVKFSKQFEGQLVPEWKEAFVLDWQLKKDLKKIRLLNNNTTTNTHQTTSFPHNLLSSISTFGLFGRRRDRGVTQVHKRLTASGSKGGDLLYETELLEQFADTDAAKEFFECLDMQLNKVNQFYKIKEKEFLERGECLKKQMQILSELKTIIKQQQRRKGEEEDASISCSISCEEDSVKDRTEQEQQQQDSFMDELERNEVPFSD; the protein is encoded by the exons atggtgtCTTCCCGTAAACACTCACTCAGCAATTTCTATTCCAATTCACCTATTGTGCCACTGTCACCACTTGCTCTCCTCTCCCAAGATCAAGATAGAAACATGGTCAAGTTCTCAAAGCAGTTCGAAGGGCAGCTTGTTCCCGAGTGGAAAGAAGCTTTTGTACTCGATTGGCAACTCAAAAAGGACCTCAAGAAAATACGTCTCCTTAATAATAATACTACTACCAATACTCATCAAACCACTTCTTTTCCCCATAATCTCTTGTCTTCAATCAGCACGTTTGGTTTATTTGGCCGACGTAGAGACCGGGGTGTCACTCAA GTTCACAAGCGACTGACCGCTTCGGGTAGCAAAGGAGGAGATTTGTTGTATGAGACAGAATTGCTAGAGCAGTTTGCTGATACTGATGCTGCCAAAGAATTTTTTGAATGTTTGGACATGCAACTTAACAAAGTGAACcagttttataaaataaaagagaaagagtTCCTGGAAAGAGGAGAATGTTTGAAGAAACAAATGCAGATTCTGAGTGAGCTCAAAACTATTATCAAGCAACAGCAGCGCCGCAAAGGAGAGGAGGAGGACGCCTCCATTTCCTGCTCTATCTCTTGCG AGGAGGACTCTGTCAAGGATAGGACAGAGCAAGAACAACAGCAGCAAGACAGCTTCATGGATGAATTGGAGAGAAATGAAGTGCCCTTTTCAGACTAG